In Deltaproteobacteria bacterium, a genomic segment contains:
- a CDS encoding methyltransferase type 12: protein KIHAALKPGGVFMAFQDGLTHERTQPDMFLGHLGTALSSGQAFYFDQGEIAASMLRIGFRSVHSRTVTTPMGDMDLDIARTA from the coding sequence AAAATCCACGCGGCCCTGAAACCCGGCGGCGTGTTCATGGCCTTTCAGGACGGACTGACTCACGAACGAACCCAGCCGGACATGTTCCTGGGCCACTTGGGCACGGCCCTGAGTTCGGGCCAGGCCTTTTATTTCGATCAGGGCGAAATCGCCGCGTCCATGCTGCGAATCGGGTTTCGGTCCGTGCACTCACGCACCGTGACCACGCCCATGGGCGACATGGATCTCGACATCGCGCGCACGGCATGA